One Paraburkholderia phytofirmans OLGA172 genomic window carries:
- a CDS encoding helix-turn-helix domain-containing protein, protein MTCASIESAMLRWVHAPNKGVRRIAILMFNDCSLQDAGVVAEVFQAANELATSGSGARLYDVSFLSTDGGMVTSSSALRVWTDGLDARHYGGFDALYLAGGKGALAAARDERLIAWLRCVRHNTGMIRPIGEGRALLKAAYAHDSKEGGDLSQQTNGALPSESAADAGDRLESMRSALAMIKRDLGGATARTVAERLLADSFSNLAPLLSEDGGLSPGDKVRAAARWLQENCQQAISIADAAQFAAMSERNFLRRFKMEMGITPSSFLLHERLAVTCSLLTESELPVDKIARRTGMGNGDRLAKVFRKRMRISPTEFRIQSRRLVGE, encoded by the coding sequence ATGACCTGTGCGAGTATCGAGTCCGCAATGCTGCGCTGGGTGCATGCTCCGAACAAGGGTGTGCGTCGCATCGCGATACTGATGTTCAACGACTGCTCGCTACAAGACGCAGGCGTTGTTGCCGAGGTCTTCCAGGCAGCGAATGAACTGGCTACGTCCGGCTCGGGCGCCCGGTTGTACGACGTTTCCTTTCTCTCGACCGATGGCGGCATGGTGACCTCGTCGTCCGCACTGCGGGTATGGACGGACGGACTCGACGCGCGCCATTACGGCGGTTTCGATGCGTTGTACCTGGCGGGCGGCAAGGGCGCGCTCGCGGCCGCTCGCGACGAGCGGCTGATCGCATGGCTGCGCTGTGTCCGGCACAACACCGGCATGATCCGGCCGATCGGGGAGGGGCGTGCGCTGCTCAAGGCGGCTTACGCACACGACAGCAAGGAAGGCGGCGATCTCAGTCAGCAGACGAATGGCGCGCTGCCGTCTGAATCGGCCGCCGATGCGGGCGACCGTCTCGAATCGATGCGAAGCGCGCTGGCGATGATCAAGCGCGACCTCGGCGGCGCGACCGCGCGCACGGTGGCCGAACGGCTGCTCGCCGATTCGTTCTCGAACCTCGCGCCGCTCTTGAGCGAAGACGGTGGTCTGAGCCCTGGCGATAAAGTGCGCGCGGCGGCTCGGTGGCTGCAGGAGAATTGTCAACAGGCGATTTCGATCGCCGACGCTGCGCAATTCGCCGCGATGAGCGAGCGCAACTTTCTACGCCGCTTCAAGATGGAAATGGGCATCACGCCTTCGAGCTTTCTGTTGCACGAACGCCTCGCGGTGACGTGCAGCCTGTTGACCGAATCGGAATTGCCGGTCGACAAGATTGCCCGGCGCACCGGCATGGGCAACGGCGACCGCCTCGCGAAGGTGTTCCGCAAACGGATGAGAATTTCTCCCACCGAATTCAGAATTCAAAGCCGCCGCCTGGTCGGCGAATAG